The Pyxidicoccus sp. MSG2 DNA segment GGGTGGATCTCCCACCCGGAAAGGGAGGGTCCGTCCGGCCAACGCCAGTGTCGGAAACGAGTCAGGAGGACGTTCCGCGTGTCGGGTGGCTGGTGTCGGTGGGCCCATGGGTCCGTCTCAGGAAATCCACCCGGGTGCGGGCTGCGTAAGGCTCTCACCGATGCGAGCCCACATGCCCCGCTTCCGCTTCGCCACCCACCTCGCAGTCGGTGTGGCCGCCGTGCTGTCCCTGCGGTGCGGAAGCAATCCTCCCGCCGTCGAGCGTGTACCCTTCACGCCCGCGTCGGACGGCGTGGTGCTGGAGCAGGTGCCCGCCACCGCGGGAGATGCCCGCGCCCGGGAGCGTGCTGCGCTGCGGCGCGCCCTGGCCGGCCGGCCCGAGCAGCTCGACCTGGCGCTGCGGCTGGCGAGGCTCGACATCGAGGAGAGCCGGATGCGGGGAGACCCGCGCTACCTCGGCCGGGCCCAGGCGGCGCTCGCGCCCTGGTGGGACGCGGCCAGCCCTCCGCCCGGCGTGCGGCTGTTGCGTGCCACCATCCTCCAGAGTCGACATGAGTTTCCCGCCGCGCTCGCGGACCTCGACGCGGCCGTGCGGGAGGACCCGCGCAACGCGCAGGCGTGGCTGACGCGCGCGGTGGTGCTGGGTGTGCGGGGCGAACACGCCGAGGCGGCCAGGAGCTGCGCGCCGCTCGCTGGCCTCGCCGGGCCGCTGACGGCCGCCGTGTGCGAGGCCCAGGTGAAGAGCCTCGCCGGCCGCTCGCGCCAGGCCTATGCGCTGCTCACCGACGCGATGGCCCGGGGGACACCGGGCCCGGAGGCGGAAGCGTGGGCGCTCTCCACGCTGGCCGAGGCCGCCGCTCGCGCGGGCGACACGGCGCGCGCGGAGAAGCTCTTCCTCCGGACGCTCGCGCTGGACCCCGGTGACGCGTACACGCGCGCCGCCTACGCGGACCTGCTGCTGGACGCGGGGCGCCCGCGCGAGGCCGCCACCCTGGTGCGCGGGCACACCGAGGACGACAACCAGTTGTTGCGCCTCGTGCTCGCGGAGACGGCGCTCGGCTCGGCGGAAGCCGCGACGCTCGCCGCCGAGCTGTCCGAGCGCTACGCGGCCAGCCACCTGCGCGGAGACGGCCTGCACGCGCGCGAGGAGGCCCGCTTCGCGCTCCACGTGGAGAAGGCGCCGGACAGGGCCCTCACGCTCGCGCGGGCTTCGTGGGACGTGCAGCGCGAGCCGTGGGACGTGCGGCTCCTGCTGGAGACCGCGCTCGCCGCCGGGAAGCCGGAGGCCGCGGCGCCCGCCGTGGAGTTCCTCCAGGCCGCCGGCTGCGAAGACCCTGGACTGGTGGCGCTCGCCGAGCGCGTGCGTGGGAGCCTGCCTTGAGCCGCCTTGTCACGCTGTTGCTGCTGCTCGCCCCGCTGGCCGCGCTGGCTCACAAACCGAGCGACAGCTACCTGCATCTGACGCGCGACGGGAGTGGCTTTACCGGCCGCTGGGACGTCGCGCTGAAGGATTTGGACGAGGTCCTCACCCTGGACGCGGAAGGGGACGGCGCGATTACGTGGGGCGAATTGCGCGCGCGCCAGTCGGACGTCGCTGGCTATGTGCTCGCGCGCCTGTCGCTGGGCGCGGACGGCACCCCGTGCACGCTGGAGCCGGGGAGCGCCGCGCGCGTGGTGCGCCACTCGGACGGTGCCTACGCGGTGCTGGACTTCGCCGCACGCTGCCCGGCGGCCCCCACGGCGCTGGACGTGGACTACTCGCTGCTGTTCGACCGGGACCCGCAGCACCGCGGCATCGTCCGCGTCGCCAACGGGAGCGCGAGCGAGACGCTGGTCCTCTCCGCCTCGAATCACACGGCCCGCGTGTCGCTGGAGGGCCTGTCCCCCTGGCGCCGCTTCGGGGGCATGGTGGTGGAGGGCGTGAAGCACATCTTCGCGGGACTGGACCACCTGCTCTTCCTCTTCGCCCTGCTGCTGCCGTCGGTGCTGCGCCGCGAGGCGGACGGGCGTTGGGTGCCGGTGCGGGCCTTCGGCCCGGCGGTGAAGGACGTCGTGAAGGTGGTGTCCGCCTTCACGGTGGCCCACTCGCTCACATTGAGCGCCGCCGTGCTCGGCTTCGTGTCGCTGCCCTCGCGCTTCGTCGAGTCCGCCATCGCCGCGAGCGTCATCGCCGCCGCGCTCAACAACGTCTTCCCCGTGGTGCGCGGCACGCGCTGGGTGGCGGCGCTCGCGCTGGGTCTGCTGCACGGCTTCGGCTTCGCGTCCACGCTGGCCGACCTGGAACTGCCGGGCGGCAGCCTCGCCGTCACGCTGCTGGGCTTCAACGTGGGCGTGGAGCTGGGCCAGCTCGCGTGCGTGGCCGCCTTCCTCCCGCTGGCCTTCACCCTGCGCGGCTCGGTGCTCTACCGCCGGGCGCTGCTCGTCGGAGGCTCGGCTGCCATTGCCCTGGTGGCGTGTGTCTGGTTCGCCGAGCGCGCGTTCGGCATGGGCATGTCCTTCACCTGACACCGGCTGCGCGCTCCAGCACGCTGGCGCGCAGGCCCGCGCTTCACGCATCCACGCAGGGAGCGCGTCCGTAAGGAGTCGTAGCCGGGTGTGCAGGCAGCGTCGGTCGCGCGCCCTGGTGCAACAGCAGTCCCTCCACACCTCAACAGGAGAAGCGAATGAGAGCCAAGAAGCTCGCGGCGGCATTGACCGTCGCGACCGCACTGGGTGCCACCGGCGCCCTGGCGTCCAGCCACCGGGAAGCTCCCTTCATCACGGAGATGCCCAAGGTCGACGCCACCGACTTCTACATGTTCCGCAGCTACGAGTCGGGTCGGGATGCCTACGTCACGCTGATTGCCAACTACCTGCCCCTGCAGGATGCGTACGGCGGTCCCAACTACTTCTCGCTGGACCCGGATGCGCTGTACGAAATCCACGTCGACAACACCGGTGACGCCGTCGAGGACATCACCTTCCAGTTCCGCTTCACCAACACCCTGGCCGCCAACGGCAACGGCGTCACCCTGCCCATTGGCACGGGGGCCAACCAGAAGAACGTGGCGGTGCCGCTCGTCAACGTGGGGCCCATCACCGCGGCGGACCGCAGCAAGCTCAACGTCCAGGAGTCCTTCACCCTGAAGGTCGTCCGGGGCAACCGCCGCACGGGCACCGCCGCGGACGTGACGAACGCCAGCGGCGGCAGCGCCACCTTCCTCAAGCCGACGGACTACATCGGCACGAAGACGTTCGGTGACGCCAACGCCTACGCCGCCTACGCGGGCCAGCACATCTACTCCGTGAACATCCCCGGCTGCACCGGCCAGGCGAAGCTGTTCGTGGGGCAGCGCAAGGAGTCCTTCGCGGTCAACCTGGGCCCCATCTTCGACCTGGTGAATGCGCCGGCCTCCGTCATCGCCGACGCCGCCAACCGCAACGCGGTGCCCAACCCGCTGGACGACAAGAACATCACCACGCTGGCGCTGGAGGTCCCCATCTCCTGCCTGAGGACGGCGGCGCAGCCCGTCATCGGCGGGTGGACCTCGGCGAGCGTGCGCCAGGCGCGCGCCATCAACCCGAAGGCCACCTTCACCATGCCGGCCCGTGAGGGCGGCGCGTGGGCGCAGGTCAGCCGCCTGGGCATGCCGCTGGTCAACGAAGTCGTCATCGGCCTCAAGGACAAGAACCGCTTCAACGCCAGCGAGCCCAAGGACGACGCCCAGTTCGCCGACTACGTCACCCACCCCACGCTGCCCGCGCTGCTGGAGGTGCTCTTCACCACCGCCGGCGTGAGGGCGCCCACCGTGTTCCCCCGTGCGGACCTGGTGGCGGCCTTCCTCACCGGCGTGACGGGCGTGAATGCCAACGGCTCCACCGCGGAGATGCAGCGCCTCAACGTCGAGCTGCCGGTGACGGCCAGCGCGAGCCAGAACAACCTGGGCGCCGCGGGCTGCTTCAAGGACGGTGCGCTCGACACCACCCTCGCCGGCTGCGACCCGGCGGGCTTCCCCAACGGTCGCCGCCCCGGTGACGACGTGGTGGACATCGAGCTGCGCGTGTCCATGGGCTACCTGCTGGCCAACGACACGCAGGCGCCGTCGCGCAACATCCCGTTCCACGACGCCGTGCTCCAGGACGCGTCGCAGTTCGACACGACCTTCCCCTACCTGCGCACGCCCAACGCGGGCGCTCACGGCGACGGGACCTGAGGCCATGGGCAAGTTCAGAGCACTGGCCTGCATCCTGACCCTGGGGTCGGCCCTGGCCTACACCGGATGCAGTGACGACGACGACCCTCCAGTCCCCCGCCCGGACGCGGGCGTGGACGCGGGCACCGATGCCGGCACCGACGCGGGCACCGAGTTCACCGCCTTCGTGAAGGACCTCATCGAGAACCAGACGACGGCCACCGGCACGCCGGTGGAGGTGGACAACCGGGAGTTCGTCGACACCGAGCCGACGAACGCCTTCCCGGACGCGTTCTTCCAGTAGCGCGTCGGGACGAGACACACGGAGCCCGGTGCCGGGGTCAGCAGTCCCCAGGGCACCGGGCTCCAGGTTTCTTCAGCGGGAAGCGTCGTTACACCACTGTGACGCGGTATTTCAGCTGGTTCTCCGCCCGGCTGTGCGCCGTGGCGGCCGCGATGATGTGGCACACCCAGCCCAGGCACCCACCGGTGCCGATCCAGAAGCCCGGGGTGATGATGAGCCAGAAGACTCCGCGGAGGATGTCCCCGTTGTAGATCTGGCCCACGCCGGGGATGAGGAAGGACAGCAGGGCGGCGATTCCGGGACGCGACATCGTTTCGTTGAACCTCCTTGCCTCCTTCTACGCAAGGGGCGCCAACCCATTGCATGGGCCGGCTATCGGCTCCTGGACGCTTGCCTGCCTGCTCCCCGGGCGGCAGGTGCAATGCGCGGCCGGACCCGGTTAGCATGGCGGCCGTAGGTACGCGTCGGGTCGGCGGACGGTACCTGGGGGGATTGGGTCATCTTCGGGCTGCTCCGAGCCAGCGTTCGCGCGGTCAACGTCAGGTACCTCCTGGAGGTGCTGGCGCTGGCACTCGTGTATTTCGTGGGCGGGAGCCTGGGCCTCCTGGTGGCCACGGTGGGCACCAACGTCAGCCCCGTCTGGCCCCCGGCCGGGGTGGCCCTGGCGGGGCTGGTGCTGCTCGGCCCCTCTCGCTGGCCCGCTGTCTTCCTCGGGGCCCTGTGCGTCAACTACGGGCTGACCCCGAGCCCCCTGCCGTCGAGCCTGGGGGTGGCCCTGGCCGCCACGCTGGCGGCGGTGCTGGGCGCGCTGCTCTTGCGGCGGGTGGGGTTCGACGCCCGCCTGGGGCGCATCCGGGACGTCGTGGCGCTGTGCGCGGGAGCGGGCGCGGCCTGCACCACGGTCAGCGCCACCCTCGGCTCGCTGAGCCTGTTGCTGGGACAGCTGCTGCCGCGCGCGGAGCTGGCCCGCGCCATCTGGGTGTGGTGGGTGGGGGACATGATGGGGGTGCTGGTGATGGCGCCGCCGCTGCTGGCGCTGGGGCGGCTGAGGCGCCCGCGCAAGTGGGGCGAGGCGCTGCTGCTGGCGGCGCTCACCACCGCGCTGGGCGCGGCCATCTTCATGGTCTCCGACGTGGGCTTGAGCGCGAAGCACGTCGCGGCCTTCCTCCTCTTCCCCATGTCGGCCTGGGCGGCGCTGCGCTTCGGCGCGGGCGGCGCGGCCACCGCCACGTTGTTCATCGCCACGGCCGCCACCGTCGGCACCGCGAGCGGGCAGGGGCCCTTCTCCTCCGGCCACATCACGGAGGACCTGCTGGTGCTCCAGCTCTTCGTCGCCGTCACCTCCGTCACCGGGCTGCTGGTGGCGGCGGCGAGCGACGAGCGCAAGCGCG contains these protein-coding regions:
- a CDS encoding tetratricopeptide repeat protein; its protein translation is MPRFRFATHLAVGVAAVLSLRCGSNPPAVERVPFTPASDGVVLEQVPATAGDARARERAALRRALAGRPEQLDLALRLARLDIEESRMRGDPRYLGRAQAALAPWWDAASPPPGVRLLRATILQSRHEFPAALADLDAAVREDPRNAQAWLTRAVVLGVRGEHAEAARSCAPLAGLAGPLTAAVCEAQVKSLAGRSRQAYALLTDAMARGTPGPEAEAWALSTLAEAAARAGDTARAEKLFLRTLALDPGDAYTRAAYADLLLDAGRPREAATLVRGHTEDDNQLLRLVLAETALGSAEAATLAAELSERYAASHLRGDGLHAREEARFALHVEKAPDRALTLARASWDVQREPWDVRLLLETALAAGKPEAAAPAVEFLQAAGCEDPGLVALAERVRGSLP
- a CDS encoding HupE/UreJ family protein translates to MSRLVTLLLLLAPLAALAHKPSDSYLHLTRDGSGFTGRWDVALKDLDEVLTLDAEGDGAITWGELRARQSDVAGYVLARLSLGADGTPCTLEPGSAARVVRHSDGAYAVLDFAARCPAAPTALDVDYSLLFDRDPQHRGIVRVANGSASETLVLSASNHTARVSLEGLSPWRRFGGMVVEGVKHIFAGLDHLLFLFALLLPSVLRREADGRWVPVRAFGPAVKDVVKVVSAFTVAHSLTLSAAVLGFVSLPSRFVESAIAASVIAAALNNVFPVVRGTRWVAALALGLLHGFGFASTLADLELPGGSLAVTLLGFNVGVELGQLACVAAFLPLAFTLRGSVLYRRALLVGGSAAIALVACVWFAERAFGMGMSFT
- a CDS encoding DUF4331 domain-containing protein, which gives rise to MRAKKLAAALTVATALGATGALASSHREAPFITEMPKVDATDFYMFRSYESGRDAYVTLIANYLPLQDAYGGPNYFSLDPDALYEIHVDNTGDAVEDITFQFRFTNTLAANGNGVTLPIGTGANQKNVAVPLVNVGPITAADRSKLNVQESFTLKVVRGNRRTGTAADVTNASGGSATFLKPTDYIGTKTFGDANAYAAYAGQHIYSVNIPGCTGQAKLFVGQRKESFAVNLGPIFDLVNAPASVIADAANRNAVPNPLDDKNITTLALEVPISCLRTAAQPVIGGWTSASVRQARAINPKATFTMPAREGGAWAQVSRLGMPLVNEVVIGLKDKNRFNASEPKDDAQFADYVTHPTLPALLEVLFTTAGVRAPTVFPRADLVAAFLTGVTGVNANGSTAEMQRLNVELPVTASASQNNLGAAGCFKDGALDTTLAGCDPAGFPNGRRPGDDVVDIELRVSMGYLLANDTQAPSRNIPFHDAVLQDASQFDTTFPYLRTPNAGAHGDGT